Part of the Leucobacter insecticola genome is shown below.
GTGCCGGTTTCGGATCACCCGCTCGTCTCCATCATTCATGCGTTGTAGGGACAAAAGCCGGTATCGCGAAATCTGTGGATAAGTCGTCTGCGAACCGACCAAAAGCTCGGCTGTGAGCGGATAATGCTCCTTCCTCAGCGAGCGCCGGGTCCTGCTGCGTAAACTGTTCGAGTGATCGAAATTGCATCGAATCGTAAAGCCCGAGCCATCCGGGCAGCCCGGGTAGCGCTCGCCCTTGCCGCGACCCTGCCACTGCTCGCAGGCTGCGCCCTGATTGAGGGACCCACCCCGGAAACGCCTACCCGCACAGAACCGCCGGTCCCTGAGGTGGAGCCGGAGTTTGTGCCGGGCGGCTCCGCAGCTGACAACCTGCCCTACTTCACCGAGGTACTGCGAAAATACGCTGCGGGAGACTCCGTGATCAAGGGAGAACCCGTCGCGCAGCGCGTTGTCGACGCGGGCTTCGATCCCGCAGCGATCCAGTTCAGTTTCGACCAGAGCAAGACCGGGCTTCCCGCCGACAACATATTTGTCTCGGTGCTGATCGGACCCGACTGCCTGATCGGGCAGCTTGTGACGGGGGATCGGAGCTTCGTGGTGGCGAACGAGCCGGCCGTCGGGCCCGAGGGGAATATCTGTCTGATCGGCAATACGCGCTCGGTTGATTGGTGAGCGTGAGGGCACGCACCCCCAACCCGCCTACAATGGTGGGGATCCGTTTCAAGTTTTCTTTACGCTGAGGAGTTCGGGGCGATCCCGGAAAGCATATGGCTGAGTACATTTACCAGATGGTGCGTGCGCGCAAGGCGCACGGCGACAAAGTTATCCTTGATGACGTCACGATGGCATTCCTGCCGGGCGCGAAGATTGGTGTGGTTGGCCCCAACGGTGCCGGCAAGTCGACGATCCTGAAGATCATGGCCGGGATCGACACCCCCTCAAACGGTGACGCGATCCTG
Proteins encoded:
- a CDS encoding DUF6993 domain-containing protein, with product MIEIASNRKARAIRAARVALALAATLPLLAGCALIEGPTPETPTRTEPPVPEVEPEFVPGGSAADNLPYFTEVLRKYAAGDSVIKGEPVAQRVVDAGFDPAAIQFSFDQSKTGLPADNIFVSVLIGPDCLIGQLVTGDRSFVVANEPAVGPEGNICLIGNTRSVDW